From the genome of Lotus japonicus ecotype B-129 chromosome 6, LjGifu_v1.2, one region includes:
- the LOC130725020 gene encoding putative ETHYLENE INSENSITIVE 3-like 4 protein: MMVISEEIDPYARGGDTDEDTEAESIDYDQLKKRMWKDRILLQKMKEKRDQDETEQQAKQEASIKKKMSRAQDSVLKYMVKIMEVCNAQGFVYGIIPEKGKPVSGSSESLRGWWKEQIRFDQNAPQALSKYLPLLENSDNMDLSSYIHLLQDMQDSTLGSLLSALMQHCIPPQRRFPLERGVSPPWWPTGIEMWWGEQGLLAQEQGPPPYKKPHDLKKAWKVSVLAAVIKHMSPDLDRLRRLVTQSKTLQDKMTARDSATWSRVMNQEEALMRLTNKCLKITDEDEKNQEEGESSGSTDLGLDDGLILGSKHEKRQWVFEFGEASGGDNIYACHNVECPQSELTLGFVDRNSRIDHESHCDYRNDARLLANLDDWMNMEIVGDEQNDVGENLNSAGEIDQGGALIECNTRNWLDCFEDHELQEALELVQRSVDSTQNPAHSSQGSEEEPSIWDFAYNPVQDNVFDTQ; the protein is encoded by the coding sequence ATGATGGTGATCAGTGAAGAAATCGATCCTTACGCGCGAGGAGGAGACACCGATGAGGACACAGAAGCCGAAAGCATCGACTACGACCAGCTGAAAAAGCGCATGTGGAAGGACAGGATCCTACTACAGAAGATGAAGGAAAAACGAGACCAAGATGAGACAGAGCAGCAAGCAAAACAAGAAGCATCGATAAAGAAGAAGATGTCAAGAGCACAAGATTCAGTGCTCAAGTACATGGTGAAGATCATGGAGGTATGCAACGCTCAAGGCTTTGTTTATGGGATCATACCAGAAAAAGGGAAACCAGTGTCAGGTTCTTCAGAGAGCCTTAGGGGGTGGTGGAAAGAGCAAATCCGGTTTGACCAAAATGCTCCCCAAGCTTTGTCCAAGTACTTACCACTCCTTGAAAATAGTGACAACATGGATCTTTCTTCCTACATACACCTCCTTCAGGACATGCAAGATTCAACTTTAGGCTCTTTGCTTTCTGCTCTCATGCAACACTGCATCCCTCCCCAGAGGAGGTTCCCTCTGGAGAGGGGTGTCTCACCCCCTTGGTGGCCCACAGGGATTGAGATGTGGTGGGGTGAGCAAGGCCTCCTGGCCCAAGAACAAGGCCCACCTCCTTACAAAAAGCCCCATGACTTGAAAAAGGCTTGGAAAGTTTCTGTCCTGGCTGCTGTTATCAAACACATGTCTCCTGATTTGGATAGATTGAGGAGGTTGGTGACTCAGTCTAAGACGTTGCAAGATAAGATGACAGCCAGGGATAGTGCAACCTGGTCCAGAGTGATGAACCAAGAAGAGGCTTTGATGAGACTAACCAACAAGTGCCTAAAGATAACAGATGAGGATGAAAAAAACCAGGAGGAGGGTGAAAGCTCTGGCTCTACTGATCTTGGTTTAGATGATGGATTGATTTTGGGAAGCAAACATGAGAAGAGGCAGTGGGTGTTTGAATTTGGTGAAGCTTCTGGTGGTGATAATATATATGCTTGTCACAACGTAGAGTGTCCACAAAGTGAATTGACCCTTGGATTTGTGGATAGGAACTCGAGGATAGATCATGAATCACACTGTGATTACCGCAATGATGCACGATTACTCGCAAATTTAGATGATTGGATGAATATGGAGATTGTGGGGGATGAACAAAATGATGTAGGTGAGAATCTGAATTCTGCGGGAGAGATTGATCAAGGTGGGGCATTAATTGAATGCAACACAAGAAACTGGCTGGATTGCTTTGAGGATCATGAATTGCAAGAGGCTCTGGAATTGGTCCAACGTAGTGTGGATTCGACTCAAAATCCAGCGCATAGCTCACAAGGCTCAGAGGAAGAACCCTCAATTTGGGATTTCGCATACAATCCGGTGCAAGATAACGTGTTCGACACGCAATAG
- the LOC130726509 gene encoding mitochondrial protein pet191 homolog, which yields MSKSCKGLATELAKCLGESDCVKVEKRSYRECAGEKAPSIPSECVGLRETYFNCKRGQVDMRARIRGNKGY from the coding sequence ATGTCCAAGTCTTGCAAAGGGTTGGCCACGGAGCTAGCCAAATGCCTCGGTGAATCTGATTGTGTCAAGGTTGAGAAGAGATCGTACAGGGAGTGCGCTGGAGAGAAGGCTCCATCAATACCCAGTGAGTGTGTGGGACTCAGGGAAACCTATTTCAATTGCAAGAGAGGCCAGGTTGACATGAGAGCTAGGATCCGTGGGAACAAGGGCTATTAA